In one window of Aquila chrysaetos chrysaetos unplaced genomic scaffold, bAquChr1.4, whole genome shotgun sequence DNA:
- the LOC115338452 gene encoding aldehyde dehydrogenase family 3 member B2-like, producing the protein MHQSLEPPGQQPLGCGKCSPMGSDAGKAAGCSGGSGGIGKGPVICSAVCGNPYAGLVSHLRAAWLSGKTRPMEYRVAQLEALGRFLDEKKQDILEATALDMGKPSFEAYFTEILLCKNELNSTLNNLCHWMKDEHVDKNLVTQLDCAFIRKDPYGVVLIIAPWNYPIHLFLVPLIGAIAAGNCVVVKPSETTKNSERLIAEMLTCYLDNDCFAVVTAGVQETTRLLENKFDYIFFTGSPSVGRIVMTAAAKHLTPVTLELGGKNPCYVSDTCDVQNVARRVAWGRFFNAGQTCIAPDYVLCTVEMQEKLMPALREAITEFFGSNPRESPDFGRIVGDKQFRRIRALLCSGRVAIGGQTDEKERYI; encoded by the exons ATGCACCAGTCCCTCGAGCCCCCTGGGCAGCAGCCCCTGGGCTGCGGCAAGTGCAGCCCCATGGGCAGTGATGCCGGGAAAGCTGCCGGGTGCAGCGGGGGCAGCGGAGGCATCGGGAAGGGGCCGGTGATCTGCAGTGCCGTATG TGGGAACCCCTATGCGGGGCTGGTGAGCCACCTGCGGGCAGCCTGGCTTTCGGGGAAGACGCGGCCCATGGAGTACCGTGTGGCTCAGCTGGAGGCCCTGGGACGCTTTCTGGATGAGAAGAAGCAGGACATCCTGGAGGCCACCGCCTTGGACATGGGCAAG CCGTCCTTTGAGGCTTACTTCACTGAGATCCTCCTCTGCAAGAATGAGCTCAACAGCACCCTGAACAACCTGTGCCACTGGATGAAGGACGAGCACGTGGACAAGAATCTG GTGACGCAGCTGGACTGTGCCTTCATCCGCAAGGACCCGTATGGGGTGGTGCTCATCATCGCGCCCTGGAACTACCCCATCCACCTCTTCCTGGTGCCCCTCATCGGGGCCATCGCTGCCG GTAACTGTGTTGTTGTCAAACCCTCGGAGACGACCAAGAACAGCGAGAGACTTATTGCTGAAATGCTGACCTGCTACCTGGACAAT GACTGCTTTGCTGTGGTGACTGCTGGCGTGCAGGAGACCACCAGACTGCTGGAGAACAAGTTCGACTACATCTTCTTCACCG GCAGCCCCTCCGTGGGGAGGATCGTGATGACAGCCGCTGCCAAGCACCTGACGCCTGTGACGCTGGAGCTGGGGGGCAAGAACCCCTGCTACGTGTCTGACACCTGCGATGTGCAGAATGTGGCCCGGCGGGTGGCCTGGGGCCGCTTTTTCAACGCGGGGCAGACCTGCATCGCACCCGACTACGTGCTCTGCACTGTGGAGATGCAGGAGAAGCTGATGCCCGCCCTGCGTGAGGCCATCACCGAGTTTTTTGGCTCCAACCCTCGGGAGTCCCCCGACTTCGGCCGCATCGTAGGGGATAAGCAGTTCCGCCGCATCCGGGCGCTGCTGTGCAGTGGGCGCGTGGCCATCGGAGGACAGACGGACGAAAAGGAGCGCTACATCG